One genomic region from Balaenoptera musculus isolate JJ_BM4_2016_0621 chromosome X, mBalMus1.pri.v3, whole genome shotgun sequence encodes:
- the LOC118889035 gene encoding small nuclear ribonucleoprotein E-like yields MAYWGQGQKVQKVMVQPINLIFRYLQNRSRIQVWLYEQVNMQIEGCIIGFDEYMNLVFDDAEEIHSETKSRKQLGQIMLKRGNITLLQSVSN; encoded by the coding sequence ATGGCGTACTGGGGCCAGGGCCAGAAGGTGCAGAAGGTGATGGTGCAGCCAATCAATCTCATCTTCAGATACTTGCAAAATAGATCTCGGATTCAGGTGTGGCTTTATGAGCAAGTGAATATGCAGATAGAGGGCTGTATCATTGGTTTTGATGAGTATATGAACCTCGTATTTGATGATGCAGAAGAGATTCATTCTGaaacaaagtcaagaaaacaacTGGGTCAGATCATGCTAAAAAGAGGTAACATTACTCTGCTCCAAAGTGTCTCCAACTAG